From Leifsonia sp. fls2-241-R2A-40a, one genomic window encodes:
- a CDS encoding M23 family metallopeptidase — MRRAFGRQRTATRSPGPRLVPAWAVLILVAGGLLGMPQAASAEECTVACAPAVGASGDRGGDGKSGTEAPDPTPTPDPTPTPDPTPTPNPTPTPDPTPTPEPTPTPTPTPTPTPTPTPTPTPTPTPTPTPTPTPSAPPPVENPGPPPTDEITLTPPDLPEFPTVDPAELAQAAQLASDLATAQEQLAEASAQSDSVQREHDRAQAAADALQAQAQAASTHAAAAAAFATALIRSSGTHLLTQDPVTAALRGPGDLLTKLGAADRLATLSASRDAAIREASAEKKTAKTLTEKAQGAADAVAAIDVEGSQQAVAEAQAQVDAASAALIAAPTVIEAGSGWQVLTSDPSLVASGWALPVHGSLTDVFGPRPSRPLGTDPFHPGDDIGAACGTTIYAAAAGTVERAGPFSGYGNYILIDHGGGVETAYGHIRDGGIGVAVGQQVAAGQPIAQVGSTGLSTGCHLHFEVHVNGLQIDPQPFMAARGVVLGTR, encoded by the coding sequence GAATGCACGGTGGCGTGCGCACCTGCGGTCGGTGCGTCGGGAGACCGCGGCGGCGATGGGAAGAGCGGGACGGAGGCTCCGGACCCGACGCCCACGCCGGATCCGACGCCGACTCCGGATCCCACGCCGACTCCGAATCCGACGCCGACTCCGGACCCCACGCCGACGCCCGAGCCCACGCCCACTCCGACCCCGACGCCCACTCCGACCCCGACCCCGACGCCCACTCCGACCCCGACGCCCACTCCGACCCCGACGCCCACTCCGACCCCATCCGCTCCGCCGCCGGTGGAGAACCCGGGTCCGCCACCGACCGACGAGATCACCCTCACCCCGCCCGACCTTCCCGAGTTCCCGACCGTCGACCCGGCGGAGCTCGCGCAGGCGGCGCAGCTGGCCAGCGACCTCGCCACCGCCCAGGAGCAGCTCGCGGAGGCGAGCGCCCAGTCGGACAGCGTCCAGCGAGAGCACGACCGTGCCCAGGCCGCGGCGGATGCGCTCCAGGCCCAGGCGCAGGCGGCGAGCACGCACGCGGCCGCGGCGGCCGCCTTCGCGACCGCGCTGATCCGCTCGTCGGGAACGCACCTGCTGACGCAGGACCCGGTCACGGCAGCCCTCAGGGGGCCGGGGGACCTGCTGACGAAGCTGGGCGCGGCCGACCGGCTGGCGACGCTGTCGGCGTCGCGCGACGCGGCCATCCGCGAGGCGTCTGCCGAGAAGAAGACGGCGAAGACGCTGACGGAGAAGGCCCAGGGCGCCGCCGACGCGGTGGCCGCCATCGACGTCGAAGGCAGCCAGCAGGCCGTCGCCGAGGCGCAGGCACAGGTGGATGCGGCGTCCGCGGCGCTTATCGCCGCGCCCACCGTCATCGAGGCAGGCTCCGGCTGGCAGGTGCTCACGTCCGACCCGTCGCTCGTCGCGAGCGGCTGGGCACTGCCGGTGCACGGTTCGCTGACGGACGTGTTCGGCCCCCGGCCGTCACGTCCTCTGGGTACCGACCCATTCCATCCCGGGGATGACATCGGCGCGGCCTGCGGAACGACGATCTACGCCGCAGCCGCCGGCACCGTGGAGCGGGCGGGCCCGTTCAGCGGGTACGGCAACTACATCCTCATCGATCACGGCGGCGGCGTGGAGACCGCCTACGGACACATCCGCGACGGGGGGATCGGGGTGGCCGTCGGACAGCAGGTGGCAGCCGGACAGCCGATCGCGCAGGTCGGGTCGACGGGACTCTCCACCGGCTGCCACCTGCACTTCGAGGTGCACGTCAACGGCCTCCAAATCGACCCGCAGCCGTTCATGGCTGCCCGCGGTGTGGTGCTCGGAACCCGCTGA
- a CDS encoding phosphotransferase: protein MTELTELVGTWMRRQRWYSTKNVEPRLRLLASFETEPADGDVRILTHFFCDDAPRTPRIYQVPVVARADRDGDEAALIGEAGGRYLYDGCTEEAYVAALVQLMTGEDRAEGRDAHAQGHSLGERLVVRSSRRLTGEQSNTSIVGELEDGRPALIKVFRVVQDGENPDVSTLAALTAGGSRRTPALLGWLTGRWPTADGGTASGELALMQDFLPGSEDGWELAVSAAERSEDFTERAYLLGAGTAELHRSMAQVLPTTLASKEDVALALDGMFRRLTVTTTEVPEVDELRAGIAAVYEEAAAAPLPVLQRIHGDLHLGQVLYSPERGWQFIDFEGEPLRPLAERALPDATMRDVAGMLRSFDYVAGSLARREPPVDATAWASDARGAYLGGYASVAGSEVEDFRLLLDAFELDKAVYEIAYEARHRPAWIPIPLAAVQRLLATRVG from the coding sequence ATGACCGAACTCACGGAGCTGGTAGGGACGTGGATGCGGCGCCAGCGGTGGTACTCGACCAAGAATGTCGAGCCCCGCCTGCGGCTGCTCGCCTCGTTCGAGACCGAACCGGCGGACGGCGACGTCCGCATCCTCACCCACTTCTTCTGCGACGACGCGCCCCGCACCCCGCGGATCTACCAGGTGCCCGTGGTCGCCCGGGCCGACCGCGACGGCGACGAAGCCGCACTGATCGGCGAGGCCGGCGGCCGTTACCTCTACGACGGCTGCACCGAGGAGGCCTACGTCGCCGCACTCGTGCAGCTCATGACCGGTGAGGATCGAGCCGAGGGTCGGGATGCGCACGCCCAGGGCCACTCCCTCGGTGAGCGGCTGGTCGTGCGCTCGTCGCGGCGGCTGACCGGCGAGCAGTCGAACACGTCCATCGTGGGCGAGCTGGAGGACGGCCGGCCGGCGCTGATCAAGGTCTTCCGCGTGGTGCAGGACGGCGAGAACCCGGACGTGTCCACCCTCGCGGCGCTCACGGCGGGCGGCTCGCGCCGGACGCCCGCGCTGCTCGGCTGGCTGACCGGCCGATGGCCGACGGCGGATGGCGGAACGGCCTCCGGCGAACTCGCCCTGATGCAGGACTTCCTGCCCGGTTCGGAGGACGGCTGGGAGCTGGCCGTCAGCGCGGCGGAGCGGAGCGAGGACTTCACCGAGCGGGCGTACCTGCTCGGCGCGGGCACCGCCGAGCTCCACCGGTCGATGGCGCAGGTGCTGCCGACCACGCTCGCTTCGAAAGAGGATGTCGCCCTCGCGCTGGACGGGATGTTCCGCCGGCTCACCGTCACGACCACAGAGGTGCCGGAGGTCGACGAGTTGCGGGCCGGCATCGCCGCGGTCTACGAGGAGGCGGCTGCCGCGCCCCTCCCGGTGCTGCAGCGCATCCACGGCGACCTGCACCTCGGGCAGGTGCTGTACTCGCCGGAGCGCGGGTGGCAGTTCATCGACTTCGAGGGCGAGCCGCTGCGGCCGCTCGCCGAACGCGCCCTGCCGGATGCGACGATGCGGGACGTCGCGGGCATGCTGCGGTCGTTCGACTACGTAGCCGGTTCGTTGGCGCGCAGGGAGCCGCCCGTGGACGCCACGGCGTGGGCGAGCGACGCTCGCGGGGCGTACCTCGGGGGGTACGCGTCGGTCGCCGGGTCGGAGGTCGAGGACTTCCGCCTGCTGCTCGACGCGTTCGAGCTGGACAAGGCCGTGTACGAGATCGCGTACGAGGCACGCCACCGGCCGGCGTGGATCCCGATCCCCCTCGCCGCGGTGCAGCGGCTGCTCGCGACCCGGGTGGGGTGA
- a CDS encoding enoyl-CoA hydratase-related protein has product MIDLDIADGIARVTLNAPERLNALGPEDLRDLTAAYADAEAAGVRALVLRGEGRAFCAGRDIAGVDPATDDVSGYLDGLVTPLLGRIAAFPAPTFAAAQGASLGVGLGLLVATDVVYVADDAKIGSPFAALGAALDSGGHWLLVSRLGPHRALDLIYSGRLLSGSEAVAGGLFSRALPASELRDAVDAAAAAAATGATQAFLASKRIVAGLRDGSLDLWSSVAAENAAQAVLRDTADYREGFRAFQEKRKPGFTGR; this is encoded by the coding sequence GTGATCGACCTGGACATCGCCGACGGCATCGCCCGCGTGACGCTGAACGCCCCCGAACGCCTCAACGCCCTCGGCCCTGAGGACCTGCGCGACCTGACCGCCGCCTACGCCGACGCCGAGGCGGCCGGGGTGCGCGCCCTGGTGCTGCGCGGCGAGGGCCGCGCCTTCTGCGCCGGCCGCGACATCGCCGGAGTCGACCCGGCGACGGATGACGTCAGCGGTTACCTGGACGGCCTGGTCACGCCGCTGCTGGGCCGCATCGCCGCCTTCCCGGCACCCACCTTCGCCGCGGCGCAGGGCGCCTCCCTCGGCGTCGGCCTCGGCCTGCTCGTCGCCACCGACGTCGTGTACGTCGCCGACGACGCGAAGATCGGCTCCCCGTTCGCCGCGCTCGGCGCCGCCCTCGATTCGGGAGGCCACTGGCTGCTCGTCTCGCGCCTCGGCCCGCACCGCGCGCTCGATCTCATCTACTCGGGCCGGCTGCTGTCCGGCTCGGAAGCGGTGGCCGGTGGCCTGTTCTCGCGCGCGCTCCCCGCGTCCGAGTTGCGGGATGCGGTGGATGCAGCAGCGGCGGCTGCTGCGACCGGCGCGACGCAGGCGTTCCTCGCGAGCAAGCGGATCGTGGCAGGCCTCCGCGACGGCTCGCTCGACCTGTGGTCGTCCGTGGCCGCGGAGAACGCCGCGCAGGCGGTGCTGCGCGACACCGCCGACTACCGGGAGGGCTTCCGCGCCTTCCAGGAGAAGCGGAAGCCGGGCTTCACCGGGCGCTGA